One genomic segment of Arachis duranensis cultivar V14167 chromosome 4, aradu.V14167.gnm2.J7QH, whole genome shotgun sequence includes these proteins:
- the LOC127746574 gene encoding LOW QUALITY PROTEIN: maturase K-like (The sequence of the model RefSeq protein was modified relative to this genomic sequence to represent the inferred CDS: inserted 1 base in 1 codon; deleted 2 bases in 2 codons) translates to MKEYQRYLELDRSRQQNFLYPLIFREYIYGLASGHDFNRNRYILSENVDYDKKSSLLIVKWLITRIYQQNHLILXDNDSSKNQFLGSNKNLYSQIISEGFAIVMKISFSRQSSSSLEEAEIIKSFNNLQSIHSIFSFFEDKFTYFKFFSDVRIPYPIHLEILVQTLRYWVKDPPLFHLLRLFLYEYCNWNSLITKKKTILTFSKSNPRFFLFLYNFYVCEHESIFLFLRKKSSFLRLNSFSVLFERIYFYTKIEHLVEVFLNNFSSTLLFFKDPLIHYVRYQGKSILASKNAPFLMNKWGYYLIYFWQCYFDIWSQPQMIHIKELFENSFHFLGGYLSNVRLNFSVVRSQMLENSFLIEIVMKKLDTIVPIIPLIRSLAKAKFCNILGHPISKPVWADSSDFDIIDRYLRICRNLSHYYNGSSKKGLYRIKYIIRLSCIKTLARKHKRTLRAFLKRLDSEELLKEFFTEEEEILSLIFPRSSSTLRRLYRSRIWYLDILFSNDPININ, encoded by the exons atgaaagaatATCAAAGATATTTAGAACTAGATAGATCTCGTCAACAGAACTTCCTATACCCACTTATTTTTCGGGAGTATATTTATGGACTCGCCTCTGGTCATGATTTTAATAGAAATCGATATATTTTGTCAGAAAATGTGGATTATGATAAGAAATCTAGCTTACTAATTGTAAAATGGTTAATTACTCGAATATATCAACAGAATCATTTGATTC TTGATAACGATTCaagtaaaaatcaatttttgggGTCTAACAAGAATTTGTATTCTCAAATAATATCAGAGGGTTTTGCCATTGTCATGAAAATTTCATTTTCGCGACAATCAAGTTCTTCTTTAGAGGAGGCGGAAATcataaaatcttttaataatttGCAATCAATTCAttccattttttcctttttcgaagataaatttacatattttaaatttttttccgaTGTACGAATACCCTATCCTATCCATCTGGAAATCTTAGTTCAAACTCTTCGATACTGGGTGAAAGATCCACCCCTTTTTCATTTATTAAGATTGTTTCTTTATGAGTATTGTAATTGGAATAGTcttattactaaaaaaaaaact attttgacTTTTTCAAAAAGTAATCCAAGATTTTTCTTGtttctatataatttttatgtatgtGAACACGAATCCatcttcctttttttacgtaAAAAATCCTCTTTTTTACGACTAAACTCTTTTAGCGTTCTTTTTGAGCGAATCTATTTCTATACAAAAATAGAGCATCTTGTAGAAGtctttttgaataatttttcgtCTACCTTATTATTCTTCAAGGATCCTTTGATTCATTATGTTAGATATCAAGGAAAATCCATTCTGGCTTCAAAGAATGCACCttttttgatgaataaatgGGGATACTATCTCATTTATTTCTGGCAATGTTATTTTGATATTTGGTCTCAACCCCAAATGATCCATATAAAGGAATTATTTGAgaattcatttcattttttg GGGGGCTATCTTTCAAATGTACGGCTAAACTTTTCAGTGGTACGGAGTCAAATGctagaaaattcatttctaaTAGAAATTGTTATGAAAAAACTTGATACAATAGTCCCAATTATTCCCTTAATTAGATCTTTAGCTAAAGcgaaattttgtaatatattaGGACATCCCATTAGTAAGCCCGTTTGGGCCGATTCATCTGATTTTGATATAATTGACCGGTATTTGCGGATATGCAGAAATCTTTCTCATTATTATAATGGATCCTCAAAAAAAGGTTTGTAtcgaataaaatatataattcggCTTTCTTGTATTAAAACTTTGGCTCGTAAACACAAGAGGACTTTACGCgcttttttgaaaagattagatTCAGAagaattattaaaagaattcTTTACAGAGGAAGAAGAGATTCTTTCTTTGATCTTTCCAAGATCTTCGTCTACTTTGCGGAGGTTATATAGAAGTCGGATTTGGTATTTGGATATTCTTTTCAGTAACGATCCAATCAATATAAATTGA